The Neovison vison isolate M4711 chromosome 5, ASM_NN_V1, whole genome shotgun sequence genome includes a region encoding these proteins:
- the LOC122906262 gene encoding keratin-associated protein 4-12-like — MVNSCCGSVCSDQGCGKETCCCPSCCQTTCCRTTCCRPTCCVSSCCQPSCCGSSCCRPSCCISSCCRPSCCGSSCGGSSCCGSSCCRPSCCISSCCRPSCCGSSCCGSSCCRPSCCCPSCCLRPVCGQVSCHTTCYRPTCVISTCPRPMCCASSCC; from the coding sequence ATGGTCAACTCCTGTTGTGGCTCCGTCTGCTCTGACCAGGGCTGTGGCAAGGAGACCTGTTGCTGCCCCAGCTGCTGCcagaccacctgctgcaggaccacctgctgccgccccacctgctgtgtgtccagctgctgccagccctcctgctgtggctccagctgctgcaggCCTAGCTGCTGCATTTCCAGCTGCTGTCGCCCCTCCTGCTGTGGATCCAGCTGCGGTGGCTCCAGTTGCTGTGGCAGTAGCTGCTGCCGCCCCTCCTGCTGCATTTCTAGCTGCTGCCGCCCCtcctgctgtggctccagctgctgtggctccagctgctgccgcccctcctgctgctgcccctcctgTTGCCTGCGCCCAGTCTGTGGCCAGGTCTCTTGCCACACCACTTGCTATCGCCCCACCTGTGTCATCTCCACCTGCCCCCGCCCCATGTGCTGTGCCTCCTCTTGCTGCTGA